The Lycium barbarum isolate Lr01 chromosome 12, ASM1917538v2, whole genome shotgun sequence genome includes a region encoding these proteins:
- the LOC132622928 gene encoding rac-like GTP-binding protein ARAC1 isoform X1, whose product MSASRFIKCVTVGDGAVGKTCLLISYTSNTFPTDYVPTVFDNFSANVVVNGATVNLGLWDTAGQEDYNRLRPLSYRGADVFILAFSLISKASYENVSKKWIPELKHYAPGVPIVLVGTKLDLRDDKQFFIDHPGAVPITTAQGEELRKTINAPSYIECSSKTQENVKGVFDAAIKVVLQPPKAKKKKGKSQRACSIL is encoded by the exons ATGAGTGCATCTAGGTTCATAAAGTGTGTCACCGTTGGTGATGGTGCAGTTGGCAAGACTTGTCTCTTGATTTCCTACACCAGCAATACTTTCCCCACG GATTATGTGCCAACTGTGTTTGACAATTTCAGTGCAAATGTGGTTGTCAATGGGGCAACTGTCAACTTAGGGTTGTGGGATACTGCTG GACAGGAGGATTACAATAGGCTAAGACCTCTGAGTTATCGTGGAGCTGATGTTTTCATTTTGGCATTCTCTCTCATCAGTAAAGCCAGTTATGAAAATGTTTCCAAGAAG TGGATTCCTGAGTTAAAGCATTATGCCCCTGGTGTCCCTATAGTGCTTGTTGGAACAAAACTCG ATCTTCGGGATGATAAGCAATTCTTCATTGACCATCCTGGTGCTGTGCCAATTACTACTGCTCAG GGTGAGGAGCTGAGGAAGACAATTAATGCACCTTCCTACATTGAATGTAGTTCAAAAACACAGGAG AATGTAAAAGGAGTCTTTGATGCTGCCATTAAAGTTGTGCTCCAGCCACCCAAGgcgaagaaaaagaaaggaaagtcTCAAAGGGCCTGTTCAATTTTGTGA
- the LOC132622928 gene encoding rac-like GTP-binding protein ARAC1 isoform X2: MSASRFIKCVTVGDGAVGKTCLLISYTSNTFPTDYVPTVFDNFSANVVVNGATVNLGLWDTAGQEDYNRLRPLSYRGADVFILAFSLISKASYENVSKKWIPELKHYAPGVPIVLVGTKLDLRDDKQFFIDHPGAVPITTAQNVKGVFDAAIKVVLQPPKAKKKKGKSQRACSIL, encoded by the exons ATGAGTGCATCTAGGTTCATAAAGTGTGTCACCGTTGGTGATGGTGCAGTTGGCAAGACTTGTCTCTTGATTTCCTACACCAGCAATACTTTCCCCACG GATTATGTGCCAACTGTGTTTGACAATTTCAGTGCAAATGTGGTTGTCAATGGGGCAACTGTCAACTTAGGGTTGTGGGATACTGCTG GACAGGAGGATTACAATAGGCTAAGACCTCTGAGTTATCGTGGAGCTGATGTTTTCATTTTGGCATTCTCTCTCATCAGTAAAGCCAGTTATGAAAATGTTTCCAAGAAG TGGATTCCTGAGTTAAAGCATTATGCCCCTGGTGTCCCTATAGTGCTTGTTGGAACAAAACTCG ATCTTCGGGATGATAAGCAATTCTTCATTGACCATCCTGGTGCTGTGCCAATTACTACTGCTCAG AATGTAAAAGGAGTCTTTGATGCTGCCATTAAAGTTGTGCTCCAGCCACCCAAGgcgaagaaaaagaaaggaaagtcTCAAAGGGCCTGTTCAATTTTGTGA